agaaaatcccaGGGGAAACCCTGGTACTAAATCAACATTAAGAACTGTACAAACAAATTCTTAGTAATCCTCCACATCATTCACTGCATTGTTGGACGGACGTTGTGGTCGGCGgtataaaatattttcaaacattTGCGTAATAGGATGGTAAAATTCCGGCATTTGGTGACTAAATTAAAGTCTGTTCTGGctttcatatttacaaaaaaatgggtCAATGAAGTTGAACCGGAGGCGACAGGCGGGCATTTACTTGAGGTAACACCTCCCCCACTTCATTTTGTAAATGGTTCAGTACTCAGCCCATCAAGCTTTTGGTGCAAGAGTTGAACTAAAAAATACGGCACCGGTTCAGCACCCTTGTAAAAGGATGATAATGGAAAACCAAAGCTCTGAGAACCACCTCCGAACCAGCCACAGCAGAAAAGGGGTGTTTGTGACTGTGGTGGGTTCCACATGCACACattacacacaagcacacataaTATGTTTTGGGAGTAAACTTTTTTTGTCCTCCGGGGGATATTTGGCCAAGGACGTTTGATTGACCTAGGAACAAATtttaaatttgaattttatgatttttaatGATCTTCGGAAAAATCATGCCATATGGAGTAACACAACCAAAGTTATGagcaaaaaataagcaaaaatttacctgtaaaaacacaaaaggtCCTTGGGGACCCCAGAGGGTTGAACAACGTTGACGTCAACAAACGAAACTACCAAAGTATGTTTAACATTAAACTAACAACGTTAACAGCACTAACAAAGAAGAGCATGATGAGCAAAGGTGACCTGACGGGAGGGTGAGCTCCAAAGTGTCGTCGTCATATTGAAGGTTGTTTTCGTCAGGAACTTCCACCCCCTCCATGTCAGCATTCTGCCCCTCCTCACTGTCAGGGTAGCTGCTCCTGTCGGCCGACACAATAGCAAAcattcacttcctgtcacaCCTGAACATCACGTCATTCTTCAAAGCCACAGTTACCTGAAATCGTAAAAGTCAGCAAACTCGAGAGCGGCGTCGCCATCTGTGAAGAGTTTGCAGTGACTTTTGTCTGTCATGTGACTCTGAACCGCATCAGTGGAGTAAAAGGAGCGCCCCTTCTCGTTGCACCATAAACACACGTTCCCTGCGCCAACTTTCTCTCCTGAAAAACCAACACTACGTCACCGTGTGTCAACATTCACTTGACGGGACCAAACTCGACCACACTAGCGGTATAGCGGTTTTGTCAGGGCCGTACCTAAAAAGGTGTGAGGTGGGAGCGTACTCACCCAGGTAGCGAACAAGGCCTTTAAGGTCAACCAGGAAGTCAAGGTCGGGGATGAAGAAGCTGTGGACGTGCGTCATGTGGGCAACGTTCTTGAACAGCGACTTGGAATGATGCGAGCAGAAGAGACAGTCTGTGACAGGGATAGACCCGGGAAGAGCGGGGGAGCGCTGTGGCTctcctttttcctcctggtccatgctgtcctcttcctcatcctccacgtcatcatcgtcatcatcctcGTCCATGTCCTCCCAGTCCTCTGCAGAGACAAGTTTAAGAGACGTTTACGACGAGAAGATTCTACTTTCAGATTAAGTGAGTTTTGGCCTCCATACCTTCCTCTGTGGCGGCTGTGTCTTCCCGTTCCCTCCGCTTGGCCTGCTCCTCCAGCCACATCAGTCTAGGAGGTTTTTCCGACTTCTCTACCTTGCGCCTCGCCGTCCCGTCCTGGCTGGTCTTGACCTGCCCAGCCCTCAGCTGCTCCTTGAGGACCTGCTGCAGGGCCTGGTTCTGAGCGTCGTGGTCCGCCTTCTGGGCATCGAGCCCCTTTTCCAGGTTCTTCTCATTGAGCTTGTCCACCTCCCTCTGGGCGGCCAGCAGGGCTTGCCTCTCAGCCTGCTGGTGCTTGTGAGACTGTAGGTGGTTTTGGAAGGCGTTGGCGCTGGAGAACTTCTTGTTGCACATGGCGCAGCCTTCAACGGAGCCAGCCTCGCTTAGCTGCTGCTCGGCGGCGGCCCGCTGGGACATGACGCGCTCCTGGAAGTTCTCTGCGGTGACAGGCGGCATGTCCGCCACCTTTCTCTTCAGGTTGTAGCGGTGCCAGTCGCTCTTATAGTGCGCACGCTGGACATCGCCATCCGCGAAGGCCACCCGGCAGCTGATGCATGTGTAAGACGCCATGTTGGCCTGAAGACaacttttaaataataaaaggcCAGCTGTAAATGACAGTCATGTGATGAAGTAATAACATATGTGACAGAGAAATATACATTCAAGATCATAACATTGTATTTTGTTTAAACATTTGCGACCATTTCTAAATAAACTTTTATGATAATGGTCATGGTTTCATTCATCTTAAACGTGTGAACAAGTTACACTGGAGTccatcacatagcacaattcagtttcgcatgtccaaaaaggagtagaaagaagcaaagcatgtttaatcctacccctcatcactttcacatcagctgctatacatttattcacctcttctttttcaaatgtactttttgcccTTTGTAAATACCTAGGAAAGTGTTCAGGCGGTATAACAATAAAGTGCAATGATAGTCAAGGTTTATGCTTACTGTAAACTACAGACCTAATGATAATGGATAACTGATAAACTGATAAAACGGCTGACAGAATCATAACTTCATAATGAGTGAGGACAGACCATGTATTCaccagaatgaagagttagtggtcagtgtagtagtggttagatatacgtagtattgtatgtacacagtagttcaggtctcttcttctttgggttttgtaaacatcaactgcttgcactttttcttgaaatcactcattttagcgcattgtttgagttccttactcaatctgttAACAACTTGATTCTACATagagaaatgctgaaagtttttaGTGTTGGCTGTGCATAcaagtgttttaggtttaatttttccctaagatcatatttctcctctcttgttgataagaattgttttacgttTTTAGGTAGAAGGTTTGCTGTATGCATAATTATAGCCGTTTGAAAGTTGACTAGATGAgcacattttaataattgtgattttagaaataaagggtTCGTGTGTTCTCTgaaagcagcattatggattatcctaagtgaccttttttgtagcacactTAGTGAAGTGTACTTCACTAAGTactatagttattaccccacaataagttagatatggtaatatcagtgaaCTATAGAGCACATGTAGTGATTTTTGGTCTAGaataaattttgctttattcagtattgaggtatttcttgccaatttatttcttatatatttaatgtgagatttccagttcatcttctcatctattacaaccaccagaaatgtattttcgttcagcCTGTCAATGTCTACGCCATTAATTTGTATTGGCTCATACGTATCCTTTTTGCAcgtaccaaatagcattattttagttttacttaggttcagggatagtTTGTTTTTAATCAAACAATCTTTTTTAGTACAGTTAattcatctgtgatttttttcttgtgtgcTGTCCCCAGAACAAAATACGGTTGTATCGTCTACAAAtaactagctttaggtctttcgtgactttacagatggcgtttatactgtatatagattggacagttttggtcccagtattgaccccaaATAGAAAATATAGAAACGTAGAAAGCACTAACATCTATAGATGGATTTCCATTCAATTAATTTAAGATAGGGACAGTACATATTGATTAACATAAACATGATATGTAAATATGTCAGATTCTAGCCAAAGGTTAATTTCCATCTGTTGTCCATGTACAATTGTGAACGTTAAGGTAGTAACATCCTTTAGACGACAAAGTCCGTACAATAATGACCCAATAAAGCTTGGTTTAACTGCAACAACAAATATATTGTCACAAAACTGTCCAATAACATTAGTTGATGTTTAGCTAACACTTGTATTGTTTAGCTTCTTTTAAAACGTTTGCATTTTAGCTTGccaggctagctagctagctagcgagccACTTTGACGTAAACAAGTACAAAAACATTTGAGCGTCACATTACAACAGGTCTATAATTTACTTACTTGTTTCTCGGTCTGACTCCAGAGAATGGTAAAGTATCTACACCGTCTTTGGCAAACGCGTGCTCGTCAGGCGAAAACTTCCGCGTGACCTTTGAACCGCTTAGTTGTCATTGAAGCGTCACGTGTCATACCACCATCTGCTGGCCAGGCGTCT
This sequence is a window from Dunckerocampus dactyliophorus isolate RoL2022-P2 chromosome 2, RoL_Ddac_1.1, whole genome shotgun sequence. Protein-coding genes within it:
- the znf622 gene encoding cytoplasmic 60S subunit biogenesis factor ZNF622 produces the protein MASYTCISCRVAFADGDVQRAHYKSDWHRYNLKRKVADMPPVTAENFQERVMSQRAAAEQQLSEAGSVEGCAMCNKKFSSANAFQNHLQSHKHQQAERQALLAAQREVDKLNEKNLEKGLDAQKADHDAQNQALQQVLKEQLRAGQVKTSQDGTARRKVEKSEKPPRLMWLEEQAKRREREDTAATEEEDWEDMDEDDDDDDVEDEEEDSMDQEEKGEPQRSPALPGSIPVTDCLFCSHHSKSLFKNVAHMTHVHSFFIPDLDFLVDLKGLVRYLGEKVGAGNVCLWCNEKGRSFYSTDAVQSHMTDKSHCKLFTDGDAALEFADFYDFRSSYPDSEEGQNADMEGVEVPDENNLQYDDDTLELTLPSGARIGHRSLMRYYKQRFGTQRTLVSHNKNAVGRVLRHYKAIGWGGDTGNFGLRHKQDMQYVQMMKSKWLLKMGMSHNATKQKHFRVQVMF